From a single Planctellipticum variicoloris genomic region:
- a CDS encoding tagaturonate epimerase family protein, with the protein MLTLERFSFGVGDRFAHQAKAQLRAFQKLAGDGIDVAPVWNKSNREHTFVGSEPQSVYDAAQAAVKELGWTRPWHVDADHIRLETVDRFLACSDFFTIDVADSIGKPAAAGDVQAFIGRHPELVGSLQIPGVSGMLTITRADIERVAAKYLLAVQDAGKIYRHIAAAKGEDKIIAEVSTDETDAPQTPPELLIILAALADEKIRLQTIAPKFTGRFNKGVDYVGDLVQFEKEFNDDLAVIAHAVEQYGLPAGLKLSVHSGSDKFSLYPIIRRALARTGAGLHVKTAGTTWLEEVIGLAEAGGDGLVLAKEIYAYALSHVDELCAPYASVIDIDRSKLPSAVTVNGWTGPQLASAVRHIPTHPEFNAHVRQLLHVSFKIAAQAGSRYTNLLEANEAIVAQQVTENLYERHMRPLFIG; encoded by the coding sequence ATGCTGACTCTCGAAAGATTCTCGTTCGGCGTTGGCGACCGGTTCGCCCATCAGGCGAAGGCGCAACTGCGCGCCTTTCAGAAGCTCGCCGGCGACGGGATCGATGTCGCCCCCGTCTGGAACAAGTCGAATCGCGAGCACACCTTTGTTGGGTCCGAACCTCAGAGCGTGTATGACGCCGCTCAAGCTGCCGTGAAAGAACTCGGCTGGACCAGGCCGTGGCATGTCGACGCCGACCATATCCGCCTGGAAACCGTCGACCGCTTCCTGGCGTGCTCCGACTTTTTCACGATCGACGTCGCCGACTCGATCGGCAAGCCGGCGGCGGCCGGGGACGTGCAGGCGTTTATCGGCCGGCACCCGGAGCTGGTCGGTTCGCTCCAGATCCCCGGCGTCAGCGGGATGCTGACGATTACGCGAGCTGACATTGAACGGGTCGCCGCCAAATACTTGCTCGCCGTGCAGGATGCGGGGAAGATTTATCGCCATATCGCGGCGGCGAAGGGCGAAGACAAGATTATCGCCGAAGTCTCGACGGATGAGACCGACGCCCCGCAGACGCCGCCCGAGCTGCTGATCATTCTGGCGGCGCTGGCCGACGAGAAGATCCGGCTGCAGACGATTGCTCCGAAGTTCACCGGCCGGTTCAACAAGGGAGTGGACTACGTCGGCGACCTGGTCCAGTTCGAGAAGGAGTTCAACGACGACCTCGCGGTGATCGCACACGCCGTGGAGCAGTACGGGCTTCCGGCCGGTCTGAAACTGAGCGTGCACAGCGGGAGCGACAAGTTCAGCCTGTATCCGATCATCCGGCGGGCGCTGGCGCGCACGGGGGCGGGGCTGCATGTCAAGACGGCAGGCACGACGTGGCTGGAGGAGGTCATCGGCCTGGCCGAGGCCGGCGGCGACGGGCTCGTTCTGGCAAAGGAGATCTATGCGTACGCCCTGTCGCATGTCGACGAACTTTGCGCTCCCTACGCCAGCGTGATTGACATCGACCGCAGCAAGCTCCCGAGCGCCGTCACCGTCAACGGCTGGACGGGGCCGCAGCTTGCCAGCGCGGTCCGGCACATTCCGACACACCCGGAGTTCAATGCGCACGTCCGGCAGTTGTTGCATGTCTCGTTCAAGATCGCCGCCCAGGCGGGGTCCCGCTATACGAACCTGCTAGAGGCAAACGAAGCGATCGTCGCGCAGCAGGTGACGGAAAATCTCTACGAACGCCACATGCGGCCGTTGTTCATCGGCTGA
- the bioD gene encoding dethiobiotin synthase, whose product MAALKLFPCRGLFVTGTDTGVGKTVATTLILRDLCSRGLRVGAYKPACSGAATGPDGVPTWDDVSALRNAIAFDGPDDAICPQRFLAAVAPPQAARLERREVNDALLTAGAAWWCGRSDVLVVEGAGGWLSPLSDQSLVADVAAALQYPVLVVARAGLGTINHTLLTIESVRARGLRVAGIVLNEPDANSHDLSTAENAAQIERFGGVGVLGRILFGRSDQLVSAGPVASVDWQSLADGPRAAV is encoded by the coding sequence TGCGACGACTCTGATTCTTCGAGACTTATGCTCGCGCGGGCTGCGAGTCGGCGCTTATAAACCCGCGTGCTCGGGCGCCGCGACAGGGCCGGATGGCGTTCCAACCTGGGATGATGTCTCGGCCCTTCGGAATGCAATTGCCTTCGACGGTCCGGACGATGCGATCTGTCCGCAGCGGTTCCTGGCCGCCGTGGCGCCGCCCCAGGCGGCCCGCCTCGAACGTCGCGAAGTGAATGATGCGCTGCTCACTGCCGGTGCAGCCTGGTGGTGCGGTCGGTCGGACGTCCTCGTCGTCGAAGGGGCCGGCGGGTGGCTGTCGCCGCTCAGCGACCAATCGCTGGTGGCGGATGTGGCGGCCGCTTTGCAGTATCCGGTGCTCGTGGTCGCCCGGGCGGGCCTGGGGACCATCAATCACACTTTGCTGACGATTGAATCTGTCCGGGCGCGCGGACTCCGTGTCGCTGGAATTGTGCTCAACGAACCCGACGCGAATTCGCATGATCTTTCCACGGCGGAGAATGCCGCACAGATCGAGCGATTCGGTGGCGTCGGCGTCCTGGGGAGAATTTTGTTCGGCCGATCGGATCAGTTGGTTTCCGCCGGTCCTGTCGCCAGCGTAGACTGGCAGTCTCTGGCGGACGGCCCGCGAGCCGCCGTCTGA
- a CDS encoding aldo/keto reductase yields the protein MQTRALGKTGLELPILSFGASSLGQEFRSVQLDEALQSVRVALDSGLNFIDTSPFYGRGMSEVLLGIALRGVPRDNYTLCTKLGRYDLGHFDFSAKRVAESVDVSLHRLGTDHLDIILCHDIEFVPMQQIVNETIPALRKIQQAGKVRFIGFSGYPQKIFRFICDQIDVDCVLSYNQYTLQNTRFLDESVPYLKSKGVGVMNAGPFSARLLTNAPLPPWLKEPEAVKAAAREAAALCMKRGSNIAQLALQFSCAHPDIATTVAGSANPANIRQWAKWLAEPLDQQLLHDVLQIFAPVHNIGHAEGLPENN from the coding sequence ATGCAGACTCGCGCCCTTGGCAAGACCGGCCTCGAACTTCCGATTCTCAGCTTCGGCGCATCGTCGCTGGGGCAGGAGTTCCGCAGCGTCCAGCTCGATGAGGCGCTCCAGAGCGTGCGGGTTGCCCTCGACTCCGGACTGAACTTCATCGACACGTCGCCGTTCTACGGACGCGGCATGAGCGAAGTGCTGCTGGGAATCGCCCTGCGCGGCGTGCCGCGAGACAATTACACGCTTTGCACCAAGCTTGGCCGCTATGATCTCGGGCACTTTGATTTCAGCGCAAAACGGGTTGCCGAAAGCGTCGACGTCAGCCTGCACCGGCTCGGCACGGATCATCTCGATATCATTCTCTGCCACGATATCGAATTCGTTCCAATGCAGCAGATCGTCAATGAGACCATTCCTGCGCTCCGGAAAATTCAGCAGGCGGGGAAAGTGCGGTTTATCGGCTTCAGCGGCTATCCGCAGAAGATCTTTCGCTTCATCTGCGACCAGATCGACGTCGACTGCGTCTTATCGTACAACCAGTACACGCTCCAGAACACCCGTTTCCTGGACGAGTCAGTGCCCTACCTCAAGTCAAAGGGCGTTGGCGTCATGAACGCCGGCCCCTTCTCAGCGCGACTGCTGACCAATGCACCGCTGCCTCCGTGGCTGAAGGAGCCGGAGGCGGTTAAGGCGGCTGCGCGGGAGGCGGCCGCATTGTGCATGAAGCGAGGCTCGAACATTGCTCAGCTTGCGCTGCAGTTTTCCTGCGCGCATCCCGACATTGCGACGACTGTCGCTGGCAGTGCGAATCCGGCCAACATCCGCCAGTGGGCCAAGTGGCTTGCCGAACCTCTTGACCAGCAGCTCCTGCACGACGTTCTCCAGATCTTTGCCCCCGTTCACAACATCGGCCATGCGGAAGGCCTTCCCGAGAACAATTGA
- a CDS encoding zinc-binding alcohol dehydrogenase family protein, with protein MHALQLEKPLAWRMIDIPEPTAPGPGEALVRVQRVGICGTDFGGYLGKMPFFSYPRIPGHELGVEVLAVGEGVANVKPGDRCSVEPYINCQKCYSCRRGFTNCCEHHKTLGVMCDGGLTERIILPARKLHLATNLTPDQCALVETLAIGCHAVDRCHPQPGENVLVIGAGPIGLSVIEFAKLSGARIIVMDISESRLAFVRNKMGVPDTLIVRGDESDVKTLADLTNGQLADVVIDATGSNKSMTRAMEFAAFAGRVVYVGITQQMLEFPHAPTMHRRELTLLASRNALSRDFSRIIALIEAGTIDTQPWITHHAQFAEVPEIFPTWIKPETGVIKAIVHMS; from the coding sequence ATGCACGCATTGCAGCTCGAAAAGCCCCTTGCCTGGCGAATGATCGACATCCCTGAACCGACGGCTCCGGGACCGGGGGAGGCCCTCGTCCGCGTACAGCGGGTCGGCATCTGCGGCACCGACTTTGGCGGTTATCTCGGAAAAATGCCGTTCTTCTCCTACCCCCGCATTCCCGGGCACGAACTCGGCGTGGAAGTCCTGGCGGTCGGCGAGGGCGTTGCAAACGTGAAACCCGGCGACCGCTGCTCGGTCGAGCCGTACATCAACTGCCAGAAGTGTTATTCGTGCCGCCGAGGATTCACCAACTGCTGCGAGCACCACAAGACGCTCGGCGTGATGTGCGACGGCGGCCTGACTGAGCGAATCATTCTCCCCGCGCGAAAGCTGCATCTGGCGACCAACCTGACCCCCGATCAGTGCGCTCTTGTCGAGACGCTCGCCATCGGCTGCCACGCCGTCGACCGCTGCCACCCGCAGCCGGGCGAGAACGTGCTGGTGATCGGCGCGGGACCGATCGGCCTGTCAGTGATCGAATTTGCCAAGCTGAGTGGCGCTCGCATCATCGTCATGGACATCAGCGAGTCCCGCCTGGCGTTCGTGCGAAACAAGATGGGCGTCCCGGACACCCTGATCGTCCGCGGCGATGAATCCGACGTCAAGACGCTGGCCGACCTGACGAACGGCCAACTCGCCGACGTGGTGATCGATGCGACCGGGAGCAACAAGTCGATGACCCGGGCGATGGAATTCGCTGCTTTCGCCGGGCGGGTCGTCTACGTCGGCATCACGCAGCAGATGCTCGAATTCCCACACGCCCCGACCATGCACCGCCGCGAGTTGACATTGCTGGCCAGCCGGAATGCGCTGTCGCGCGATTTCAGCCGGATCATCGCGCTGATCGAGGCGGGGACGATCGACACCCAGCCTTGGATTACGCACCACGCCCAGTTTGCAGAAGTCCCGGAAATCTTTCCCACTTGGATCAAGCCCGAGACGGGAGTCATCAAGGCAATTGTCCACATGAGTTGA
- a CDS encoding helix-turn-helix transcriptional regulator, with translation MSRQVTDERRYYLNLNPPPDAGFVVVCGGVERMRPEYEVCRRDFPHFAVELVAEGEGMLLLNGRRFQLAPGVVFAYGPGIPHTIRTDPQHRMRKYYLDFAGAEAQPLLAATGLADWRALRVAALHEVVDLFESLGREAREESPIARTVCDTLARLVLLKIQQRAVSGGRDVPRSFTTYERVRRHMEEHFLRLQTIEDVARECRATPMYVSRLFRRFGGTGAYQFLLRLKMDYAAELLLDQGLLVKQAAARLGFADPFQFSRAFKRVHGVPPKQLLDSSLAQPRNSLAAE, from the coding sequence GTGTCCCGTCAGGTCACGGACGAGCGGCGATACTACCTGAATCTGAACCCGCCCCCGGATGCAGGATTCGTCGTCGTCTGCGGCGGCGTCGAGCGCATGCGTCCCGAGTATGAGGTGTGTCGCCGTGACTTCCCGCACTTCGCCGTGGAACTGGTCGCTGAAGGAGAAGGCATGCTGCTCCTCAACGGTCGCCGCTTTCAGCTCGCGCCGGGCGTCGTCTTTGCCTACGGGCCCGGGATTCCCCACACCATCCGGACCGACCCGCAGCACCGCATGCGGAAGTACTATCTCGACTTCGCCGGGGCCGAGGCCCAGCCTCTCCTCGCAGCGACCGGCCTGGCCGACTGGAGAGCCCTCCGCGTCGCGGCGCTGCACGAAGTCGTCGACCTCTTCGAGTCGTTGGGGCGCGAAGCCCGCGAGGAAAGCCCCATTGCACGCACCGTGTGCGACACGCTGGCGCGGCTGGTGCTGCTGAAAATCCAGCAGCGAGCAGTCTCAGGAGGACGCGATGTCCCGCGTTCTTTCACGACCTATGAGCGGGTCCGTCGTCACATGGAAGAACACTTCCTGCGGCTGCAGACAATAGAAGACGTCGCCCGCGAGTGTCGCGCGACCCCCATGTACGTCTCGCGACTCTTTCGCCGCTTCGGCGGGACCGGAGCATATCAATTCCTGCTCCGGCTGAAGATGGACTACGCCGCCGAGCTGCTGCTCGATCAGGGACTCCTGGTCAAGCAGGCCGCCGCCCGGCTCGGCTTCGCAGATCCGTTCCAGTTTTCGCGGGCCTTCAAGCGGGTCCACGGCGTGCCGCCGAAGCAGTTGCTCGACTCCAGCCTGGCTCAGCCCCGGAATAGTCTCGCAGCAGAGTGA